One genomic segment of Mustelus asterias chromosome 26, sMusAst1.hap1.1, whole genome shotgun sequence includes these proteins:
- the LOC144479391 gene encoding zona pellucida sperm-binding protein 4-like gives MGLQLDSRLENGLVFAGSDCPDSLAGMGRWLLSWALCFLAASSLSGQPLLLGSDDDVCVPEAGWRFECGHSGISSAECIRQGCCFDPRSSSPHRCFYSLRKSPVCTADGQFIIVISKNLTRPALNLSSLYVKDGQEAECKPKLTTGQLVTFRFPVTSCGSSKREEDGTLVYETDVLGKRMIQTGKLGSITRDSTFGLHVQCKYTGRRETGLQINVTVYTVSPPPPASEDGILKLELRIAKDGEYRSWYVDSDYPIWRILQEAVFVEVRVLGRTDPTLVLRLHDCWATPVPAPNHEVQWSLLVDGCPYEGDDYQTLLHPVMFSGLRYPTHHKRFELKTFVFLDRKSEQPLTGQVYLHCSAGVCSPSAQDDCAPKCGPKRRRSTRDHEGTLVSAPGPIILEDEGLQSKKRHEASGAAVSPPWVLQVAIGFMMVSLCLLVVMATVYMRPKAVASQCSEIERCRS, from the exons ATGGGATTGCAGCTGGATTCCCGGCTAGAAAACGGGCTGGTGTTTGCGGGAAGTGATTGTCCTGATTCACTCGCCGGGATGGGACGTTGGCTGCTTTCTTGGGCTCTCTGCTTCCTGGCCGCCTCCTCACTCTCAGGCCAGCCGCTACTCCTGGGGAGTGATGATGATGTTTGTGTCCCAGAGGCAGGCTGGAGATTTGAGTGCGGTCACTCCGGGATCAGCAGCGCTGAGTGTATCCGCCAGGGTTGCTGCTTTGATCCCCGGAGCTCCAGCCCCCATCGCTGTTTCTACAGTCTGAGAAAGAGCCCAG TGTGCACAGCTGATGGTCAGTTCATCATCGTGATCTCCAAGAACCTGACCCGTCCTGCCCTCAACCTGTCATCTCTGTATGTGAAAGATGGACAAGAGGCTGAGTGCAAGCCTAAACTAACCACTGGCCAACTTGTGACCTTCCGCTTTCCAGTCACCTCTTGTGGCTCCAGCAAGCGG GAGGAAGATGGAACCTTGGTCTATGAAACAGATGTCTTGGGCAAGAGGATGATTCAGACTGGGAAGCTGGGCTCAATAACTCGGGACAGCACCTTTGG CCTGCACGTCCAGTGCAAGTACACAGGGAGGCGAGAGACTGGCTTACAGATCAATGTCACAGTTTACACGGTTTCTCCTCCACCTCCTGCTTCAGAAGATGGGATTCTGAAACTGGAACTGCGAATAGCAAAAG ATGGTGAATACAGATCATGGTATGTGGATAGTGACTACCCCATTTGGAGAATCCTTCAGGAGGCAGTGTTTGTGGAGGTTCGTGTCCTGGGTCGCACTGACCCAACGCTTGTCCTGAGGCTGCATGACTGCTGGGCAACTCCTGTCCCAGCCCCAAACCATGAGGTGCAATGGAGTCTGCTGGTGGATGG GTGTCCCTATGAGGGTGATGACTATCAGACTCTCCTCCACCCAGTCATGTTTTCTGGCCTGAGGTACCCAACTCATCACAAGCGGTTTGAACTGAAAACGTTTGTTTTCTTGGACAGAAAGTCGGAGCAGCCTCTCACTGGACAG GTTTACCTGCACTGCAGTGCTGGGGTCTGCTCACCCTCTGCTCAGGATGACTGTGCACCCAAATGTGGCCCAA AGAGACGCAGGAGTACCCGTGACCATGAGGGAACATTAGTGAGTGCTCCTGGCCCCATCATCCTGGAAGATGAGGGTCTTCAGTCCAAGAAACGGCATGAAGCAAGTG GTGCTGCTGTATCTCCTCCTTGGGTTCTGCAAGTAGCCATTGGCTTCATGATGGTGTCTCTGTGCCTGCTGGTGGTGATGGCTACAGTGTACATGAGACCAAAAGCTGTTGCTTCTCAATGTAGTGAAATTGAACGGTGTAGATCCTGA